The following coding sequences are from one Schizosaccharomyces osmophilus chromosome 1, complete sequence window:
- the usp102 gene encoding U1 snRNP-associated protein Usp102 encodes MNSPSVTGNQASEGRPEEVLGKPSETLYIRNIEEKIRVSMLKQILEHLFGAYGKVLSVQARKTLRMRGQAFVVFENTQDANRALQDLQGYPLYGKPMMIQFSRTKSDAIVQLQDPQQLELHKTQRHERREHLKRTGALQPPAPKAAHKKQPVKRAAPGERKFNINEDLLPPNKVLLLQNLPQEVTAEILTQIFEAYQGFQEVRMVPGRRGIAFVEYDTEREAGVAKNGTAGMALSGSQVKVTFARKAS; translated from the exons CATCAGAGGGTCGTCCCGAAGAGGTTTTGGGAAAACCATCTGAGACGCTGTACATTCGaaatatagaagaaaaaattcgGGTTAGCA TGCTGAAGCAAATTTTGGAACACTTGTTTGGAGCGTATGGCAAGGTACTCAGTGTTCAAGCCAGAAAGACGCTGCGCATGCGTGGGCAAGCATTTGTTGTCTTTGAAAACACCCAAGATGCTAACCGTGCTCTCCAAGATTTACAGGGGTATCCTTTGTATGGAAAACCTATGATGATTCAATTCAGTCGAACCAAAAGCGATGCCATCGTCCAGCTTCAGGACCCACAGCAGTTGGAATTGCATAAAACTCAACGTCACGAGCGAAGAG AACACTTAAAACGTACAGGTGCCCTACAACCACCTGCACCCAAAGCCGCTCACAAGAAACAGCCCGTGAAGCGTGCCGCTCCAGGAGAACGGAAATTCAATATTAACGAAGATCTGCTTCCTCCCAACAAAGTTCTTTTACTTCAAAACCTTCCTCAAGAAGTTACGGCTGAGATACTTACACAAATCTTTGAAGCATACCAAGGCTTTCAAGAGGTTCGTATGGTCCCGGGACGCAGGGGAATTGCCTTTGTGGAATACGACACGGAGAGAGAGGCCGGTGTTGCGAAAAACGGTACAGCGGGTATGGCCCTCAGTGGCAGTCAGGTTAAGGTAACCTTTGCCAGAAAAGCCTCTTAG